The stretch of DNA TCCGGACCTTATTAACAATCTCCTCAAAATGAGCACTAAATAGTCGCCCCGATACTATAGGTACTCCCAAATAAGTAAAAGGAAATGTCCCTTCTGAAAAACCTGTAATACGAAGCAAACTACGCCTTCGACCTTCCGTAATATGCTTGGAGAAAAGCATCGATGACTTCCTTTTATTCACCACTTGACCGGTCCACTCTTCGTACTGTTGCAAAACTTTAGTGATAGAACGAAGTGAGGCTTTTTCCTATTAGAAAACAGAACAATATCATCAGCATATAGTAAATGAGATATAATTGGCATACCACGAGAGTGAGAAAAAGGAATAATCTTACCCAActcaacttctttttttatcatccGAGTTAAAACTTCTTCCACCATAATAAGTAAATATGGAAACAAAGGATCACCTTGTCTCAGGTCTCTCCCATCTTTAAAGAAACTTTTTGAAATATCATTTATAACAACCGAGTACCAAGTGTGGTAATACATTGTCTAAtaaattgacaaaaaaattcTGAGAAACCACAAGATCTCAAAACATGCTGCACCAAATTCTCCAAAGAAGGCAACAAACGTCGAGccaagaaattttgaaaatatgagatAGCCCCGTTATGGACTTCCTCTGGCGTCGAAAGAAACGAACCATCCGGCAGCTTCATTTCTTGCACCTGTTGCCTCTTCCGCCTACTGATATTtcggaaaaaaaatgaagatgcCTCACCCTTTTTCAACCAATCCTGTTTTATCTGATGTGAAAACCTCTGTTCACGTTCCAGCCATGCAGAGATTTCAACCTGTGAGGCAACTAAATCAGCTTCGATATCCTCCGAAAAACCCTCCTGTAAATCCCTCTCCAAGCCCTTAATCcgttcttctaaattttcaatatGCACCTCCGTTCTaccaaaaacatttttattccaatttctCAAAGCCACTTTAAGTCTCTTTAGCTTAATCATGAGGATAACCATAGCAGAACCAACGGCCACCTTCCCGCTCCAGGTTTGGGAAACACACTCCAAAAAACGATCATGCGTGACCCACATCtgttgaaaattaaatgaaGGAAATCCATACTTCACCAACGGCCTCATCAAAGATAATACCATGGGGGCATGATCTGAGCACGATCTAGAAAGATATTTCAAATGAGCATCCGAAAAATGATCACAAGCAAGAGCATTTATTAACCCACGATCCAATCTTGCCCAACTTCTGCTAAGACCCGATTGACCATTGCACCAAGAAAACTTCTGTCCGCAAGATTGCAACTCAGAAACCCCGCAAGCATGAATACAATTATTAAAATCCTCCATAGCCACTGCTAACCTCGGCCTTCCCCCACGTCTTTCATTGTTATTTcgaatgatattaaaatcacccaACACAACCCAAGGCCTCTGCTGAGAACTAATATCCATCAAACTATTCCATAGTCTCCTCCGCTCCTGAATaaacaaaagtaaataaaacctcttttgcattttctttaacCATGACTGAAATATATTGATCACCCATACCATCAACTTTTAACTCGATCTCATGATTCCAAAAGATCCATAATTTTCCCCCATCAGCAACATTTGAACAACACtcattaaattttaatctttctttCCATAACAGGATTCGAGATTGATCCACCATAGGTTCTGCAATGACAACTACTTTTGGCTGAAACTTTAACACTAATTTCTTTAATCGTCGACTCGAAGTGCCAATACCCCGAACAttccaaaaaatataagaaaactcATAGATTCAATCTAACGGGTTTGCTTTTAACCCGAGAAGAGCCTCTCAAAATAATTCCCCTATCCCTCCCTTTTACTTCCTGATGCCTCTCTGAATCCGAACACACCTGTCTCTCCTTAGCCAAATGTTCCATCATTTcatctgattctgtatctgagcACACTTCCACCTCCGGAACATTCTCCCATAAAACAGCATCATCCTTCTCCTGATTAGCGGAACTCTGTTTATTCTGCAATCCCTCGCCCACACATTCTTGCATTCCCGTAACCAACCCCATCGTATCCAACCCCAGAAGATTTGAAACCCGGGGTTGACTAATAGGTACGCCAACCTCCAGTATAGAGTTACTCGCTGGAACCTCAGGAACCACTGCCACTGCAACAGCACGATCATGACATTGTACCTCAACCCCTTCATGAACTACATCACGCAAGTTTTCGTTCAAGCTATGCACCACTATATCCACGTCCTCGCTATGATCCACCAAAACGGGTGGTATCTCCACTACAGGTGCACTGAAATCTTCCTCACATATTACTGGGTCcgccattttttcttttccctttattGTATCAGCATCATCCACAGATTGTTTTCCTGTCTCTATAGTTTTTCCATGCTCCCCTGTCAACACTTCCTCCTCCCTACTCGACCCCCCTTTTAACAGACCGATTTCAACTTGGCCCGTATCTTACGCACCCACACCTTATCTGATTTAGAACCCTCCTTCGCCAACTTCAATTTGTTGAAATCCctgcccaagcaagcagtcaacaatggcTGCTTGCTGCTCAACCTCCAGAGCGCAACATCCAGCGCTCAATTGTCCATTGAATACAAATAAATGCATTTATACGTAAAGCGAggcatctataaattgaaactccatgcgagagcttcagaTACACctaagaagagaaaagagagagagcctggagagttctgagagaaaaagagagttgagttgagtagagtgtgatcctcctcctctgtaatattttcttgtgtaccactatttaatagtgaagctcttttctgtggatgtaggtagttgccgaaccacgttaaattcttggtgtcactgagtgcgtagagtgtactcttttattaccgcttttatcccttccgctgtgttgatttccccaacaattggtatcagagcgattgttgagaagagtttttttttttttcagaaaactcGTTTTTAGTATGTAGCTCAGTTTTCACATTTGAGCATACCACTGCGTTTgtctcatcgagacaagaaaagcGGTGAAAACCAGAATCCGGAAGGATGCCGCACGCTCTTCCACGTGCCGTCTGAAGATCGGAGAGTGAGCCCACTCTCGACACACACCGCACGCGCCCAGGAGAGGCACGAGCGCGTGATACCCACTCTTGGCACGCGCCACACGCGCTCCTGAGAGAGTCTTGCGCGTGAAGTCCACACGCACTTGAACCTAGAAGGCGCGTTAGATACACGCGCCTACGTGTTCCAGTGAGTTTCTGGGGCGTGAAGAACACGCGCCTATGCGTTGTTAGTTGCGCCACGTGCTGCACGTGCGACagtgttcctgttttggttGTTTTGCTCATTCATTGTCCTatctgagtccgattttgacgaaacaagactcgtttccaacaaaatcaagcgtTCCGAACACAAGGTGCTGTCCATTTTGCAATATTCCACTTCAAAGATCCTgtacttgtattttgtatttagaatcagtctaaatccatggaggattcagcatcaggcgccatgataaagctgactgcctcaaactacagtctttggaagcctcggatggaggatctattgaactgtaaagatctgtctgacccttcggaagatgaagggaagaagccagatgaagttacggatcaagtgtggaaaaagatgcacaagaagactattgGTCAAATCAGgcaatggattgaccatagtgtctttcaccacgtggcccaggagacagatgcatatagcctctagaaaaagttggaggatatgtatcaagctaagactgctcgaaacaaggccctcttgataAGAaggcttgttaacttgaaattgaagagcgacacctctgttgccgagcacactagtgagtttcaaaacctagttaaccagctcggatccgttaacctgaatcttggcgatgaagaacaagctctgctacttctcagttcgttactagatagttgggagacgctggtggtctccctcagtaacactactccagatggcaaacttaccatgatGATGGTTAATGATGCCCTGTTTAATGAGAAGGccagacgaaaagagacaaacatgaatcaaactcatgtccttgtcaccgagagtagagaaaggcctcgaggtgataatagagggagaagtggaggcagaaacagagggaagtctcaaccacatggaaggtccagcagtagcaagaaccagcagacgggtaacatgaaatgttaccattgtggcaaagaaggccacataaggaaaaactgccgcaagtttttaagggagcaaggtcaaagcagtaagctgaagaaagaagatggtgaaacccttgtcactctttcgggagatgtggTAATACTCTCCACAagtgacgagacgtgtctgcacgttgcaagccatgatgttgagtgggtggtagacacagcagcatcataccatgccacttcccatagtgaatttttcattacgtacaaagcaggagactttggtaTGGTAAGGATGGGAAACgccagttcctcgaagatcgtgggagttggcgaagtgcagataaaaaccaacgttggttgtaccatggtgttgaaagatgttcgacacattcctgacctttAGCTAAACTTGATTTCAGGAACAACCCTTGATCGacagggctatgacagctacttcagcaatggcacttggaagctgtcacaatGTGCCATGGTTGTCACCCGAGGACATATTTGCGGTACGTTGTACAAAACCCATGtgaagattggttttgatagcctcaatgcagcggaagacgaggcatcaccgaatctgtgggacaagagactcggacacatgggtgagaaagggttggatacgcttgcAAAGAAGGCACTCGtcaaggttgccaaaggaatagcgttaaacccttgtgagtactgtttgtttggcaaacaacgcagagtctcgttcaattcctctacgaagaaaagatcagagttgttgagtctggtacactctgatatatgtggtcccatggaagaagagtcattgggaggtaacagatatttcgtgatattcattgatgatgcttcacgaaaggtctgggtatatgttttgaagtcaaaggatcaggtctttgagcacttcaagaatttccacaccctagtggaaagagagacgggaaagaagttgaagtgcctgcgaacggacaatggaggaaaatatgtttccaaaaggttcgctgcatactgcgctgatcgcggtattcgacatgagaagacggtccTATATACCTCTCAGCACAATGGTGAagccgaaagaatgaatcggaccatcattgaaagaacaagatgcatgctcaatatggctaagttaccaaagccattctgggatgaagctgttcgtgctgcctgttacctgatcaacagatcaccttccgcaccactggaatttgaaattcctgagaaggtttggtctggaaaagatgtctcttactctcacctgagagtgtttgggtgcaaagcctttgcacacatgtccaaggagctgagacagaagctcgatgtcaagtcaactccatgtatctttgttggatatggagatgaagaattcggatacaaattatgggatccagtgacaaagagaattgtcagaagtagagacgttgtgttccatgaaaaccagcatataggaactgaagcttcctcgatgtcagtagagtttagttcctatacacatcctgcaccattacagtttgccacagataatgaggatatgcaggatcaagatccagaagcagaagaagaagctcagggtgttgagcagggggagcaagaaccctctccaccagcagctggtgtaccaccacaagggttagatggtgatgaacctcatttggttgatgaaactcaaccaagaagatcggcaagaggccgcctactgattccgtcgatgagatatccagaatcagactatattctgcttactgatgagggggagccggagagcttccaggaagttcaaactcatgctgatagaagcctatgggtgcaagcaatgcaagaagagatgagttctttgcagaaaaatcagacctatgagttggtgaaacttcctgaaggaaagaaagccctaaagagcaaatgggtgttcaagctgaagaaagatggcctaggaaagctgataaaacacaaggccagattggttgtcaaaggattccaatagaagaagggaatcgactttgacgagatattttccccggtggtgaaaatgatgtcaatccgagtcatactcggattggtagccagcttgaatttggaactcgaacagatagatgtgaagacagcctttctccatggagatttggaggaggaaatctatatggagcaaccagaagggtttgaagctccagggaaagatcacttagtctgcaagctaaagaaaAGTCTCTATGGTCTCAAGCAAgcgccgaggcaatggtacaagaagttcgactcattcatgatgagtcatggttacaagagacttgttgtagatcagtgtgtctatgttcgaaggttccaagatgacaagtttgtcatactccttctttatgttgatgatatgttaatcgttggtgaggataggtccaagattaacaaactaaagaaggaactatccaagtcctttgacatgaaggacttaggcccagcacagcaacttttgggcatgaagattgttcgtgataggaaagtcaaaagggtgtggctatcacaacaaaaatatattgaactggtcatcagacgtttcaacatgggagatgctaagccagtcaatactccacttgctaaccacttcaagttgagcaagagctcgtgtccttcttcaaagaaagagattgaagaaatggaagtaatCCCCTATtcttcagcagtaggaagcctaatgtatgcaatggtttgtactagaccagatattgctcatgctgtaggcatggtgagcagattcctttcaaatccaggaaaggatCATTGGGAAGTAGTCAAGTGGATTCTTAGGTACTTAAAAGGTACATcaaagatgtgcttgtgttttgggggagctaaactaattttggaaggctatacagattcatatatggcaggagatctggattgcaggaaatctacttcaggatttctcttcacttttacagaaggagctgtctcttggcagtctaaattgcagaagtgtgtttttttatctacaactgaggcagagtacattgccgcagcggaagctggaaaagagatgttgtggatgaaatgttttctccaagaactaggggttagtcaagaagactacaaggtacattgtgatagtcaaagtgctctagatttgagtAAGAACTCAATGTACCATTCCCGCACtaagcatattgatatccgttatcattggatacgcgaagcgatggaacaacagctgttgaagcttgtgaagatccatacgaaagagaatccatCAGACATGCTGATGAAAttggttacaagtgagaagcttgagctatgcagAAACATAGCTGTGATGGAGAGCATCtaggtaaatgggcatggagggggagaattgttgaaatccctgcccaagcaagcagtcaacatTGGCTGCTTGCTGCTCAACCTCCTGCGCGCAACATCCAGCGCTCAATTGTccattgaatgcaaataaatgcaTTTATACGTGAAGCGAGGCATATATAAATTGAAGCTTCATGCGAGAGCTTCAGATacacccaagaagagaaaagagagagagcctggagagctctgagagaaaaagagagttgagttgagtggagtgtgatcctcctcctctgtaatattttcttgtgtaccactatttaatagtgaagctcttttctgtggatgtatgCAGTTGCtaaaccacgttaaattcttggtgtcattgagtgcgtagagtgtactcttttattaccgcttttatcccttccgctgtgttgatttccccatcACAATTCAACCTCCCGTCGCTTACCCATCCATTTACACGTTCTCGCATTATGACCTTGCACACGGAAACGCATGCAATATGCAGGCAATGTTTCATACTCGATCTCCTGATAAAGACTTTGAGGGTTTCTCGGGGTGCCAATCCACAAAGCTGTCAACGGTTCCTTAGACACATCCATCTCAATACAAACCCTTGCTCCATCCGTTCGAGTAGCGCACTTCGTAGAATTGTCTCGCTTAAGGAACCTTCCAATAGGGGCCGTGATACTACGTAAAAAGGATTCGTGGAAAAAATTCAGCGGCAAACCCGACAAAAAAATCCACACTGGAACACACACAGGTTCCTTATCCTCCTGAAAGTCCGTATTCCAGTGAAAGGCTCGGTATTGAATCCCATCGATATCACAGGCCTCTCTTGCAAACGCTTTCACAAAATCCTCCTCCGAAGTCATCCGGATAAAAACATTCCTTGGTCTATTCATTGCCGAAACTACTGGTTGCTTAAGCAGTCCCCATCCGGACCGAATAAACGACCGAAATGCATTTAAAGATGGCCTTTGACGTAAGAATTTCAATACCAACGAGAACTGAAAAGGAGCAGCAGAGCGATCCAATTCATCCTTTGAAAAAATCACACAAACCTCCCCCTCCACATTCGTATGAGCCCTAAAAGGCACCGACACCTCAGGGAGAGGCTGCGGTGAGTCCAGTACCATGTCTGCAAATGAACACAGACGAGGAACGGCCACCGAAATAGCCTTATGGCCATCGGCGGCTGCCATGAAAAAACCTCAACGCTCTCAAAACCTAATCGCTTACATACTAGGTCAATCTAATTTAGCTGGTCAGAGTCAATAAATACACTAGCTAgcttaatttgtttgatcaaaaTCTCaagacacaaaaaaattaatctttttcttCCTAGCAACTtgcacatgatgatcatgatcatcatataTACAAACTAGTTATTAGATAAcctaaagaaaacaaacaagcagCTAGCAAGTAAATAGgtagaatgcatgcatgcaaacagAAAGAAGAATTGGGAGAAAAACAATGAAATTCAGCCAAAGTTCTAAATCAATCTTCCCCAACTGCTCTCTTAGCTAGAAGCGAAGGATTTTGATATCTCATCACGAATTAGGTTTCAATATTACTTTCCACAAAAAATCAATGCACTTGTATGTTTTCTAATCTAGAGTCTTGTTAACAAGgcatttatttctatttatgaTAGTTATAGATGATCAATATATCATATAGAACTGAGAGGGATGGATCTAAGtatttgtatatatcaaaaacagaaaattgaaGGGTAATCGAGAAAGGCATTTATTCTATATGGATACCAAAGAAAGAGTTAACGTACAGCAATTCATGATCAGCAAAACAATTCCCACAAAACTCTAAGAAATGCACATTCAAACAAAGCAACATTCTTCACAAAAATCTTCTAGTTACATATTAGAAGGTACCAAAAAGGGCCATAAACGCTGTAACAGAAAAGGCCCTTTTTTGCAAGAATATCACCCATGAATCGTTGCATTATGGTAATATCCACAGCTTAGATCACCATATACACAAAAGGAggatatacaaaaattaaacatCAAGGAAGAACATGGGAATTAGATTGACAGtgacaaaaaattattgtacaaacaaacaaaaaacctaTGAAGCACTACAAGAAATGCAGGAGAGTTTCTCTGATAGAAAAATTAGACTccaaaaatataactaaaaGGGAATTTATTTCCTGAAAATCAGCCTCGGTTGTTCGCAAAATAGAGCCCAAAAACTTAGTTCCCAGCCGAATATGGAGGCACTATTTTCCAATCTAATTCAAGGGGCAGGAAACGACTCGAAATATTGAAGCGATACCGTCGGGGAAGTCAAAAATCTATCTGTAAACTGGGGTAGGAGGAACTTTAAGTTGTTGTCCATGGAGGAACATCAAAGTATAAGGAGAGCTAGAGAAGGGCGTGGGAAAATGGGACTCCGAAGGTGAACGGAGGAGTTTTGGCAGTGAGGCCTTCAAGTGGCATTCCGTCCATCGTAAACAAGAGTGACCGTCAGCATAAACAGGAGGTGGAAGCGCCGGGAACGTATTTGGCGAAGTGGGTTTTCGTATTGCTTGGGTTTCGTCGAAGTGGAGAAGAACAGGCCATGGGGGGAAAATGCTTGAGgggaaatttatctattttcgtGTTTTGGCGTCTCAAAATCAATCCTGACGTAAATTACAGTGTCGAAACAAGTTAAAACCTTTTCCGGTGCACACATTCGCtgctaaaaccaaaaaaaatcgctgcaaaaaacTTTTTAACTGAAGTTCGGACAGAAACACTTGTTTGGTGTTAAAAACGTGCGGCGAGTTGAAAATCACtacaaataatatcaatttgcagcgatttttttttGCGATTTATAAAACGccggtaaatttttttttttttttttttaatgtgactTGGTAAGCAAGCAACAATGATTCAAGGTGAAAGTTATAGATCAATTGGGCTCGTTTATTAGCCGAACTTTTTGCCAAGctgaattaatatgtttaatAAACAAACCATGCAGATTCAAGCCCTTTAAACGAGCAAACCCAAACTATTGGAGcatttcacataaaaaagaTTGGTGCTATATTTTTCCATCCGGTAGCCAACAGTTGATCGAATGACCCATATATACGATAGTGCTCGATAAAtgaagaaattttagaaaataaagaaaacagagATTTTAAATAGGAGATAGAATCCACTATAAATGGCATGATCTGCAGGACTTTAAGCTGCCATATGCCTCCAAAAGTGCAAAAGACAGAAATtcgggaagaagaaagaagatgacACTTGCGGCAAATGGTTAAAAGAAAGATGTTAGTTGGATAAGTCTTA from Juglans microcarpa x Juglans regia isolate MS1-56 chromosome 3S, Jm3101_v1.0, whole genome shotgun sequence encodes:
- the LOC121258736 gene encoding uncharacterized protein LOC121258736, whose product is MAAADGHKAISVAVPRLCSFADMVLDSPQPLPEVSVPFRAHTNVEGEVCVIFSKDELDRSAAPFQFSLVLKFLRQRPSLNAFRSFIRSGWGLLKQPVVSAMNRPRNVFIRMTSEEDFVKAFAREACDIDGIQYRAFHWNTDFQEDKEPVCVPVWIFLSGLPLNFFHESFLRSITAPIGRFLKRDNSTKCATRTDGARVCIEMDVSKEPLTALWIGTPRNPQSLYQEIEYETLPAYCMRFRVQGHNARTCKWMGKRREVEL